The following coding sequences lie in one Deltaproteobacteria bacterium genomic window:
- a CDS encoding LapA family protein, translating to MNILKGIFYLLFLAAAIGFALHNDHSVALHYYFGWVSLPLPLFLWAFLFFFIGLLISGVIASLSKLGLRSRIRQQKKAIADLERKRISAKQTSG from the coding sequence ATGAATATTCTCAAAGGAATTTTTTACCTCCTCTTCCTGGCTGCGGCCATTGGCTTTGCCCTCCACAATGACCATTCCGTTGCGTTGCATTATTATTTCGGATGGGTAAGCCTTCCTTTACCCCTCTTCTTATGGGCCTTTTTGTTCTTTTTTATCGGCCTCCTGATCTCCGGGGTGATCGCTTCACTTTCCAAGCTTGGCCTTCGCTCTCGCATTCGCCAGCAAAAGAAAGCTATTGCTGACTTGGAACGGAAA